A window from Prochlorococcus marinus CUG1435 encodes these proteins:
- a CDS encoding carboxypeptidase M32, whose amino-acid sequence MAETHWNKLGAYLKETQILGSIQNTLYWDQNTGMPKKGASWRSEQLTYIAKVLHERNSSEEFSNLIQSAKNELADIERNSDNQLFIKDKERNISLLLKEFNRERNLDPKLVESLAKAKSKGYESWQEAKEKSDFKIFLPFFEELVKLRIEEAKQTSDQYSPWETLAQPFEPELTLKWLNKMFQPLKDTLPELIRGINKSKKYHWDLSPESQHNLCSQLLDEFGRDKDLVVVGKSPHPFSITLGPNDFRITTRIVEGEPLSSFLATAHEWGHSIYEQGLPSQSHQWFAWPLGQATSMGIHESQSLFWENRIVKSKSFSKRFFNKFVSAGCSLNNYLELWKSINHLEAGLNRVEADELTYGLHILIRTELEIDLIERGLPAEDIPKEWNKRYDELLGIKPSNDSEGCLQDVHWSEGAFGYFPSYLLGHVISAQISSQMERDIGLIDNLIENGEYQKIIFWLKNNIHKYGRSVNCMELVRAVTNEELSPNYFINHLRSKINDFC is encoded by the coding sequence TTGGCTGAAACTCATTGGAATAAACTGGGTGCTTACCTTAAAGAAACACAAATATTAGGTTCAATCCAAAATACACTTTATTGGGATCAGAATACTGGAATGCCAAAGAAAGGTGCTTCTTGGAGGTCTGAACAACTCACTTATATTGCAAAAGTATTGCATGAAAGAAATTCTTCCGAGGAATTTTCTAATTTAATACAATCTGCTAAAAATGAACTAGCAGATATTGAACGAAATTCCGATAATCAACTTTTCATAAAAGATAAAGAAAGAAATATTAGTCTTTTATTGAAGGAATTTAATAGAGAAAGAAATTTAGATCCTAAATTAGTTGAGTCTCTAGCAAAGGCAAAATCTAAAGGGTATGAAAGCTGGCAAGAAGCTAAGGAAAAATCAGATTTTAAAATTTTTCTTCCTTTCTTTGAAGAATTAGTTAAATTGCGGATTGAAGAGGCAAAACAAACATCAGATCAATATTCACCATGGGAAACTTTAGCCCAACCCTTTGAGCCTGAATTAACTTTAAAGTGGCTGAATAAAATGTTTCAGCCTTTGAAAGACACTCTCCCAGAGTTGATTAGAGGGATTAATAAATCTAAGAAATATCACTGGGATTTGAGTCCAGAATCTCAACATAATTTATGTTCTCAATTACTTGATGAGTTTGGGAGAGATAAAGATCTAGTTGTTGTTGGTAAATCTCCCCATCCTTTTTCGATTACGTTAGGGCCTAATGATTTCAGGATTACGACAAGAATTGTTGAAGGTGAACCATTATCAAGCTTTCTAGCAACTGCTCATGAGTGGGGGCATTCTATTTATGAGCAGGGTTTGCCATCTCAAAGTCATCAATGGTTTGCTTGGCCTTTAGGTCAAGCAACCTCTATGGGTATTCATGAAAGTCAATCTTTATTTTGGGAAAATAGAATAGTTAAATCCAAATCTTTTTCAAAAAGATTTTTTAACAAATTTGTTTCGGCTGGATGTTCTCTTAATAATTATTTAGAACTATGGAAATCGATTAATCATTTGGAAGCAGGATTAAATAGGGTTGAAGCGGATGAATTGACTTATGGCTTACACATATTAATAAGAACCGAACTTGAAATAGATTTAATTGAAAGAGGGTTACCTGCTGAAGATATTCCAAAAGAATGGAATAAAAGATATGATGAACTCCTAGGAATTAAACCCTCTAATGATTCAGAAGGTTGTCTTCAAGATGTTCATTGGAGTGAAGGGGCTTTTGGATATTTCCCCTCATATTTGTTAGGACATGTTATAAGTGCGCAAATATCTTCTCAAATGGAAAGAGACATAGGTTTGATTGACAACTTAATTGAAAATGGTGAATATCAAAAGATCATCTTTTGGTTAAAAAATAATATACATAAATATGGTAGATCAGTTAATTGTATGGAGTTGGTAAGAGCTGTAACTAATGAAGAACTATCGCCAAACTATTTTATTAATCATTTAAGGTCTAAAATAAATGATTTTTGCTGA
- a CDS encoding flippase-like domain-containing protein, producing MRFNLSSQSYWKFLKKFNFGILKSTFFISSLLYFCIYFFYNIDQITFDINLEKNGINLFLSFLFCVLSIYLNAYGWKYIVKWFGKEFKSNNLVSFYVLTNILKYVPGGIWHFVERFNFIKKISNPQIALYSTLIEPYFMLSGSFLLASLGLIFSPLYSFLIFPLVFLNRKLIYFILKRLRTLKGKVFEVLRLQNLNGQFEERTNIISFFPSRALLLEIGFVLSKFVGFYFCLNTFYQSNTLDIIFLLVIFSLSWSLGLVVPTAPGGVGVFEACLLFLVGRNIPQNAIFVCLIYFRIISTSADLLLSFPFLIRKIFKRI from the coding sequence ATGAGATTCAATTTAAGTAGTCAATCATATTGGAAATTTCTAAAAAAATTTAATTTTGGAATTTTAAAGAGTACTTTCTTTATTTCAAGCTTGTTATATTTTTGCATCTATTTTTTTTATAATATTGATCAAATTACTTTTGATATTAATTTAGAAAAAAATGGAATTAATTTATTTTTATCATTTTTATTTTGTGTTTTAAGTATTTACCTGAACGCATATGGATGGAAATATATTGTTAAATGGTTTGGGAAAGAATTTAAAAGTAATAATCTAGTTTCTTTTTATGTCTTAACTAATATTCTAAAATACGTTCCTGGAGGGATTTGGCATTTTGTTGAAAGATTTAATTTTATAAAAAAAATAAGTAATCCCCAGATTGCTTTGTATTCGACACTTATAGAACCTTATTTTATGTTGAGTGGATCTTTTCTCTTGGCATCGCTGGGATTAATTTTTTCACCACTTTATTCTTTTTTAATTTTTCCTTTAGTATTCTTAAATAGGAAATTAATTTATTTTATCTTAAAAAGATTAAGAACCCTTAAGGGAAAAGTATTTGAGGTTTTGAGACTTCAAAATTTAAATGGCCAATTTGAAGAGAGAACAAATATAATCTCTTTTTTTCCTAGTAGAGCTTTATTGCTTGAAATTGGATTTGTTTTATCTAAATTTGTTGGGTTTTATTTTTGCTTAAATACTTTTTATCAAAGTAATACTTTGGACATCATATTTTTATTAGTAATCTTTTCTTTGTCATGGTCTTTAGGATTGGTAGTCCCAACAGCTCCAGGAGGAGTTGGTGTTTTTGAAGCCTGCCTTCTTTTTCTTGTGGGCAGAAATATCCCACAGAATGCAATTTTTGTTTGCTTAATTTATTTTAGAATTATATCTACATCGGCAGATTTGTTGTTAAGCTTCCCTTTTTTAATTAGAAAAATTTTTAAAAGAATTTAG
- a CDS encoding iron ABC transporter permease yields MKILIKGFKKAVNELKLLFTISVIVSILVIIPICNFLLEGIQYVLSGNFSLGIAGGEEVLGTLKVLALTSLFGGGLGTINGWLLSNCDFKFRKILRIFQLVPLAAPAYLITAVLQDLGSIFGYQVTGLWWGVLILSISTYPYVFILANESFNKFGINQINASRGLGVGPWRSFFKIAFPMAMPALITGISLMCMEVMNELGTFALLNIPSISTGIAENWIIEGDPKSAIGLSLVALSIIFTLIIFEKFSRRKSKRWSENPASKDSQGWELKKNRAFLAIIISLFPPIFSFGIPFFWVLLNIDQIHKGLSLELLNLSFRTISLGFFTALITMLFSLIISLARRPNKNLFLELITNLAGIGYAIPGTVLALSLISVSSSKLNFIAICLLIWGYLVRFLTISKGSIDSSLERISPGLDEAALGLGENWLGIIKKIHLPLLQGPIFVGSLLVFVDTIKELPITFILRPFDFDTLSVRIYQYAGDERMVEAILPAIFIMILGLIASITLIPSLEKKN; encoded by the coding sequence TTGAAAATACTAATTAAAGGATTTAAAAAAGCAGTAAACGAATTAAAACTTCTTTTTACCATATCGGTTATTGTTTCAATATTAGTAATCATTCCAATATGCAATTTTCTTCTTGAGGGAATTCAATATGTTTTAAGTGGAAATTTTTCATTGGGTATTGCTGGAGGAGAAGAGGTATTAGGAACTCTAAAAGTTTTAGCACTGACAAGTTTATTTGGGGGAGGCTTGGGAACAATAAATGGATGGTTACTTTCAAATTGCGATTTTAAGTTCAGAAAAATTCTTCGTATCTTTCAGCTAGTTCCATTAGCTGCCCCAGCATATCTAATAACAGCTGTTTTACAGGATTTAGGAAGTATTTTTGGGTATCAGGTAACTGGTTTATGGTGGGGGGTTTTAATACTTTCGATTTCTACGTATCCATATGTATTCATTCTTGCAAATGAAAGTTTTAATAAATTTGGTATTAATCAAATAAATGCTAGTAGAGGATTAGGAGTTGGGCCATGGAGGAGCTTCTTTAAAATAGCTTTCCCAATGGCGATGCCAGCATTGATAACAGGAATAAGTTTAATGTGTATGGAAGTAATGAATGAGTTAGGTACATTTGCATTATTAAATATTCCAAGTATTTCTACAGGTATAGCCGAAAATTGGATAATTGAGGGTGATCCAAAAAGTGCTATTGGACTATCATTGGTAGCCTTGTCAATAATTTTTACTTTAATTATTTTTGAAAAATTCTCGCGAAGAAAATCAAAGAGGTGGAGTGAAAATCCTGCATCAAAAGATTCTCAAGGGTGGGAATTAAAAAAAAATCGAGCTTTTTTGGCAATAATCATATCCTTATTCCCTCCAATTTTCTCTTTTGGAATTCCTTTTTTTTGGGTTCTGCTAAATATCGATCAAATTCATAAAGGGTTGTCTTTAGAATTACTCAACCTATCATTTAGGACTATTAGTTTAGGATTTTTTACAGCATTAATAACAATGCTATTCTCGTTAATAATTTCCTTAGCTAGACGTCCAAATAAAAACTTATTTCTAGAACTAATAACAAACCTTGCGGGGATAGGTTACGCAATACCAGGTACAGTTTTAGCTTTATCTTTAATAAGCGTTTCTTCTTCAAAATTAAACTTCATTGCTATTTGCTTACTAATCTGGGGTTATCTTGTCCGATTTCTAACTATTTCTAAGGGTTCTATTGATTCAAGTCTTGAGAGGATTTCTCCTGGTCTTGATGAAGCTGCACTTGGTTTAGGAGAGAATTGGCTGGGAATCATCAAAAAAATTCATCTGCCTTTACTCCAAGGACCAATCTTTGTCGGATCACTTTTAGTTTTTGTAGACACGATAAAAGAATTACCCATAACATTTATTTTAAGACCATTCGATTTCGATACATTATCTGTTCGAATATATCAATATGCTGGAGATGAAAGAATGGTAGAAGCAATATTACCAGCTATTTTTATCATGATTCTGGGCCTTATTGCATCAATTACATTAATACCAAGTTTAGAGAAAAAAAACTAA
- a CDS encoding GTP-binding protein has translation MSKNLLPVTIISGFLGSGKTTLLNHILKNQVGLKTAVLVNEFGEIGIDNDLIIEGSEDMIELNNGCICCSINGELLNTVSKVLERAEKLDYLIVETTGLADPLPVAMTFAAGDLREKVRLDSIITVIDGENFDFEINNTSVAYSQILYGDILLLNKCDLVNEVQLKKVEKFINKIKKEPRILRSTNSEVGLQTIMSVGLFETDTFQFDKDKEDVKDNSHDHSSHSHDHSSHSHDHSSHSHDHSSHSHDHSSHSHDHSSHSHDHSSHSHDLINNIDGFTSVSYETFEPFSLRKFQYFLDNQISQNVFRAKGILWFMESERKHIFHLSGKRFSLDDEEWTKEKSNKIVLIGKDLDHQTIKKQLSSCRFSTD, from the coding sequence ATGTCTAAAAATTTATTGCCAGTTACTATTATTAGTGGATTTTTAGGTTCTGGCAAAACTACACTTCTAAATCATATTTTAAAAAATCAAGTAGGTCTTAAAACAGCTGTTTTGGTTAATGAATTTGGAGAGATAGGAATAGATAATGACTTAATAATAGAAGGCTCAGAAGATATGATCGAATTAAATAATGGATGTATATGTTGCTCTATCAATGGCGAATTATTAAATACCGTATCCAAAGTTTTAGAAAGAGCTGAAAAATTAGACTATTTGATTGTGGAAACTACTGGGCTTGCAGATCCATTACCAGTAGCCATGACTTTTGCAGCTGGAGATCTTCGGGAAAAAGTAAGATTAGATTCAATCATCACTGTCATTGATGGAGAAAATTTTGATTTTGAAATTAATAATACAAGTGTCGCCTATTCTCAGATTTTATACGGAGATATCCTTCTCCTAAATAAATGTGATTTAGTCAACGAAGTACAATTAAAAAAAGTCGAAAAATTTATAAATAAAATAAAAAAAGAACCAAGGATATTGAGATCAACAAATAGTGAAGTTGGATTACAAACAATAATGAGTGTAGGTCTATTTGAAACAGATACTTTTCAATTCGATAAGGATAAAGAAGATGTAAAAGACAATTCACACGATCACTCCTCTCATTCACACGATCACTCCTCTCACTCACACGATCACTCCTCTCATTCACACGATCACTCCTCTCACTCACACGATCACTCCTCTCACTCACACGATCACTCCTCTCATTCACACGATCACTCCTCTCATTCACACGATTTGATCAATAATATAGATGGTTTTACATCAGTTTCTTATGAGACATTTGAACCATTTTCCCTAAGGAAGTTTCAATATTTCTTAGATAATCAAATCTCACAAAATGTATTTAGGGCAAAAGGAATATTATGGTTTATGGAGAGTGAAAGAAAACACATTTTTCACCTATCCGGAAAACGATTTTCTCTAGATGATGAAGAATGGACAAAAGAAAAATCTAACAAGATAGTTTTAATTGGGAAAGACTTAGATCATCAAACTATTAAGAAGCAACTCTCATCGTGTAGATTTAGTACAGATTAG
- the rpoD gene encoding RNA polymerase sigma factor RpoD: MCPVAAESKNSKPSSKKKINKKMNTNLETVVEEDSNKNNQTLQTSAELNESNIENNNNEFSDSEEDKGLGNIKLGPKGIYTEDSIRVYLQEIGRIRLLRPDEEIELARKIADLLQLEELATQYESEKGHFPSVREWAELIDMPLPKFRRRLLLGRRAKEKMVQSNLRLVVSIAKKYMNRGLSFQDLIQEGSLGLIRAAEKFDHEKGYKFSTYATWWIRQAITRAIADQSRTIRLPVHLYETISRIKKTTKVLSQEFGRKPTEEEIAESMEMTIEKLRFIAKSAQLPISLETPIGKEEDSRLGDFIEADIENPEQDVSKTLLREDLEGVLATLSPRERDVLRLRYGIDDGRMKTLEEIGQIFDVTRERIRQIEAKALRKLRHPNRNGVLKEYIK, encoded by the coding sequence ATGTGTCCAGTCGCAGCAGAATCAAAGAATTCCAAGCCTAGTTCAAAAAAAAAGATCAATAAAAAAATGAATACAAATTTAGAAACAGTAGTTGAAGAAGATAGTAATAAAAATAATCAAACTTTACAGACATCTGCTGAGTTAAACGAAAGCAATATTGAAAATAACAATAATGAATTTAGTGATTCTGAAGAAGATAAAGGTCTCGGGAATATAAAACTTGGGCCAAAAGGTATCTACACTGAAGATTCAATAAGAGTTTATCTCCAAGAAATTGGAAGAATTAGACTTTTAAGACCAGATGAAGAAATTGAGCTTGCAAGAAAAATTGCTGACTTACTCCAATTAGAAGAGCTAGCAACTCAATATGAGTCAGAAAAAGGACATTTCCCATCTGTAAGAGAATGGGCCGAGTTAATAGATATGCCTCTTCCCAAATTTAGAAGAAGACTTCTCTTAGGGCGGAGAGCTAAAGAAAAAATGGTTCAATCAAATTTAAGATTAGTTGTTTCCATTGCTAAAAAATATATGAACAGAGGTTTATCATTTCAAGATTTAATCCAAGAAGGAAGTTTGGGTCTAATTAGGGCAGCTGAAAAATTCGACCATGAAAAAGGTTATAAGTTCTCCACTTATGCAACTTGGTGGATTCGCCAAGCCATTACAAGAGCAATTGCGGATCAAAGTAGAACTATTAGATTGCCAGTTCACTTATACGAGACAATATCCAGAATTAAAAAAACCACAAAAGTTCTTAGCCAAGAATTTGGGAGGAAACCTACTGAAGAAGAAATCGCTGAAAGTATGGAAATGACAATCGAAAAATTAAGATTTATAGCTAAAAGTGCGCAACTTCCTATTTCTTTAGAAACTCCAATAGGGAAAGAAGAAGACTCAAGACTAGGAGACTTTATAGAGGCTGATATAGAAAATCCAGAGCAAGATGTTTCTAAAACTTTACTAAGAGAAGATTTGGAAGGAGTATTAGCCACTCTTAGTCCAAGAGAAAGAGATGTTCTCAGATTGAGATATGGAATTGATGATGGAAGAATGAAAACTCTTGAAGAAATTGGCCAGATTTTTGATGTGACGAGAGAAAGAATTAGACAAATAGAGGCAAAAGCCCTAAGAAAACTTAGACATCCAAATCGAAATGGGGTTTTAAAAGAATATATAAAATAA
- a CDS encoding YjbQ family protein, with protein sequence MEQIFSKLKFITHGEGFIDITYDLNLCVKKNNFHSGILNLTSLHTSCSLTINENADPNVLRDLKQYMQSIVPYDSYLTLSKNREEISYKHYQEGADDMPAHIKTSLTNTCLSLSFQDGKIMLGTWQAVYLWEHRFDQKERIINVHIIGEKK encoded by the coding sequence ATGGAACAAATATTTTCAAAATTAAAATTCATTACCCATGGCGAGGGTTTTATTGATATCACATATGATTTAAATTTATGTGTTAAAAAAAATAATTTTCATTCCGGAATTTTAAATTTAACTTCACTTCATACAAGTTGCAGTTTAACTATTAATGAGAACGCAGATCCAAATGTACTGAGGGACCTAAAACAGTATATGCAATCGATAGTTCCCTATGATTCCTACCTAACCTTATCAAAAAATAGAGAAGAAATATCCTATAAACATTATCAAGAAGGGGCTGACGATATGCCAGCACATATTAAAACATCACTAACAAACACTTGTTTATCTTTGAGTTTTCAAGACGGGAAAATTATGCTTGGCACATGGCAAGCAGTTTATTTATGGGAACATCGATTTGATCAAAAGGAAAGAATCATTAATGTACATATAATTGGTGAGAAAAAGTAA
- a CDS encoding 4a-hydroxytetrahydrobiopterin dehydratase has translation MEPYILQDEELNELVVKIPGWEIKSKQIQREFNFANFIEAFAFMTKVALICEKYNHHPNWENVYAKVIIKLNTHDLGGITNLDQTLASEINKIFDQ, from the coding sequence ATGGAACCCTACATTTTGCAAGATGAAGAATTGAATGAATTAGTTGTCAAAATACCTGGCTGGGAAATTAAATCTAAACAAATCCAAAGAGAATTCAACTTCGCTAATTTTATTGAAGCCTTTGCTTTTATGACTAAGGTTGCTTTAATCTGTGAAAAATATAATCATCATCCTAACTGGGAGAATGTGTATGCAAAAGTAATAATTAAATTAAATACACATGATCTAGGAGGCATTACGAATCTGGATCAAACATTAGCTTCGGAAATTAACAAAATTTTCGATCAATAA
- the hemC gene encoding hydroxymethylbilane synthase, with protein MTNFKLKIASRRSKLAMVQTLWVKDQLERNIPNLEVSIEAMATQGDKILDVALAKIGDKGLFTKELEAQMLVGHADIAVHSLKDLPTNLPNGLKLGCITKREDPADALVVNKKNDCYKLENLPEGSIVGTSSLRRLAQLRNKYPHLVFKDIRGNVITRIEKLDAGEFDCIILAAAGLKRLGFESRIHQIIPSEVSLHAVGQGALGIECKSDDKKVLEIINTLEDKPTSQRCLAERAFLRELEGGCQVPIGVNSKIQNEQLCLTGMVASLDGERLIKDQYIGNINDPEEVGKELAKKLKQQGAEKILSEIFEKFREK; from the coding sequence ATGACTAATTTTAAGCTAAAAATAGCTAGTAGAAGAAGTAAGCTAGCAATGGTTCAAACTTTATGGGTTAAAGATCAACTAGAAAGGAATATTCCCAATTTAGAGGTATCCATAGAAGCTATGGCAACTCAAGGTGACAAAATCCTTGATGTAGCCTTAGCAAAAATAGGCGACAAAGGCTTATTTACAAAAGAACTTGAAGCACAAATGCTCGTAGGCCATGCAGATATAGCAGTACATTCTTTAAAAGATCTACCAACCAATTTGCCTAATGGCCTTAAATTAGGATGCATTACAAAAAGGGAGGATCCTGCAGATGCTTTAGTAGTAAACAAAAAAAATGACTGTTATAAATTAGAAAACTTACCTGAAGGTTCGATTGTTGGAACAAGCTCCCTAAGAAGACTTGCACAATTAAGAAATAAGTACCCTCATCTTGTTTTCAAAGATATCAGGGGAAATGTTATTACAAGAATTGAAAAATTAGATGCAGGAGAATTTGATTGTATAATTCTTGCAGCCGCTGGTTTAAAGAGATTAGGCTTTGAATCAAGAATTCACCAGATTATCCCAAGTGAAGTTTCCCTTCATGCCGTTGGCCAAGGAGCACTAGGCATTGAATGCAAATCTGATGATAAAAAAGTTTTAGAAATTATAAATACCTTAGAAGATAAACCCACCAGTCAAAGATGTCTAGCAGAAAGGGCTTTTTTAAGAGAGCTTGAAGGTGGATGCCAAGTACCAATAGGTGTGAATAGTAAAATTCAGAATGAACAACTTTGCCTTACTGGTATGGTTGCATCTCTTGATGGAGAAAGGCTTATTAAAGATCAATATATTGGCAATATTAATGATCCCGAAGAAGTAGGCAAAGAACTAGCTAAAAAATTAAAGCAGCAAGGTGCCGAAAAAATACTAAGCGAAATATTTGAAAAATTTAGAGAAAAATAA
- a CDS encoding inorganic diphosphatase: MANLNQPPSRVTPNLLHILNAFTDSSNTIINTIVELNSNTINKYELITETGHLKLDRVGYSSLAYPFAYGCIPRTWDEDGDPLDVEIVGVTEPLIPGSIVEARIIGLMKFDDGGEVDDKVIAVLADDKRMDHISSYEELGDHWLKETMYYWEHYKDLKKPGTCTVNGFFGIEEAVKVINDCEERYKKEIDPKLVN, encoded by the coding sequence ATGGCAAATCTAAATCAGCCCCCAAGCAGGGTTACTCCAAATTTATTGCACATACTAAATGCTTTCACTGATAGCTCAAATACAATAATAAACACTATTGTTGAATTGAACTCCAATACCATAAATAAATATGAATTAATTACAGAAACGGGCCATCTTAAACTTGATAGGGTAGGTTATTCATCACTTGCTTATCCTTTTGCTTATGGATGTATTCCAAGGACATGGGATGAAGATGGAGATCCGCTTGATGTAGAAATTGTTGGTGTAACTGAGCCATTGATACCCGGATCTATTGTGGAAGCAAGGATTATTGGGTTGATGAAATTTGATGATGGTGGAGAGGTCGATGATAAGGTAATAGCGGTTCTCGCAGATGATAAAAGAATGGATCATATCTCAAGTTATGAAGAACTTGGAGATCATTGGTTAAAAGAAACAATGTATTATTGGGAGCACTACAAAGATCTAAAAAAACCAGGAACATGTACTGTCAATGGTTTTTTTGGGATAGAAGAAGCTGTTAAAGTGATTAATGATTGTGAAGAGAGATACAAAAAAGAAATTGATCCTAAGTTAGTAAATTAA